In Helicoverpa armigera isolate CAAS_96S chromosome 22, ASM3070526v1, whole genome shotgun sequence, the genomic stretch gtgcaataaaaactagcGCTGAAGAATATTTGGGAAAAGAGAAAATTGTTCCTAGAAAACCATGGCTTAGCCAAGATATAGTAGATTTGATGGTAGATAGAagaatttatagaaataaaaatgatagtCATAgcattaatatgtataaaaaattaacaaatagaataactttaaaatgtagAGAGCGCAGACAGTTAGATATGGAGAAACGTTGCAAGGATATCGAGCACCACATTAAAAAAGGACAATCAGACAAGGCTTATAGAATCATCAAAGAACTAAGTAGAAGCAGAAAGAAACAAAGCACAGTAATCCAAGACGAAAGTGGCCACCTAATTTTTGACAATAGAGAGATTTCGCAACGCTGGAAGAGATATATTGAAGAGCTATACAAAGGTGACGGATTGTGTCCTGATGATATAGAACTTGAGGATGAAATTGATCCTGATAGCGTCGGCCCTGAAATCATGAGGAGCGAGTTTGATGCAGCATTAAAatcactacaaaataataaagccCCTGGTGTAGACGAAATTCCCATAGAGTTGATAAAGAATTCCAACGACCTTGCATTAACTGAACTATTTGAAATATCTGTGCAAATATACCGAACTGGAAAACTACCAACCGATTACTGCCAAAGCAAATTGATTACGCTTCCCAAAAAAGCAAACACTCAAAAATGTGAAGAACATAGAACCCTTAGCCTTATAACACATgcttcaaaaatacttttaaaaataatccacaATAGAATCTACAATAAAATAGACCAATTGATAGGACCAGACCAATATGGTTTCAGAAAAAACAGAGGCACTAGAGAAGCAATATTAGCACTGAGAATGTTAATAGACCGCCGACTAGATTTGGgacttaatacatatttagcattcatagatttagaaaaagccTTTGACAAAGTAAATTGGAGAAAAATTATGATAACCCTGAAAAATATAGGAATAGATTTTAGAGACAGACGAGTAATATATGAAATATATAATAATCAGGAAACTCTTGTTGAAATAGGAGAAGAGAAGGCTAAAGCCAAAATAAAACAGGGAGTTCGACAAGGCTGTACCCTATCACcgctattatttaatattttcattgaacAGGCAATAGCAAAAATAGCAGAACAACCTTTTGGAGGTGTTAAATTTAATGGGCAAAGGGTACTATTTATACGGTTTGCGGATGATATAGCAGCGGTAGCGGAAGATCACTTGCAACTTGAAACTTTACTCAACCACATGGACAGAGTTTTCAccgaatttcaattaaaaattaacgtcaacaaaacaaaaactttaataacaacaaaagtaACACCAATTTATAAGAccatcaaaattaataacacagAAATAGAACAAGTTCAAAGTTTTAAGTACTTGGGAAGCAACATAACATCGGACTCTCGGTGTTCCGCTGATATCAGATGCCGAATAGCAATGGCCAAACAAGCCttttacagcaaaaaatatttatttagatctaatataaacaaaaaaattcgCAAAAATTTCATAAGGACATACATCTGGAGCATTGCGTTATACGGTTGTGAAACTTGGACGCTAACTAAGCAGGATATAAGCAGACTGGAGGCTTTTgagatgtggtgctggaggAGGATGGAGAGAATTAGCTGGACGGAAAGAGTTACTAACGAGGAAGTACTAAACAGAGTAGGAACTAAGAGGCAACTATTGCAAAATATAGAGAATAGGAGAGGAAAAATGATAGGacaccttatacgtcacgacgattttatcaaaaacatcgtggaagggaaggtcgaaggaaagagaggaaggggtcgtccaagatatagctacatcaagcaaattaaggaaaaggtgaaggttgtgacgtataaggaagttcaggagttggcgctagataggtgtaaatggaaggagctgcaccgacaagagctgggctcttaaattaatgatgatgagaGAATTTCTGCAATCCCCATTCAAAAGATAATGTCCACTGAGGGATTGTGATACTTTTTAGAGGCCTAAGGGCAAAAATTTGACCTGCAGAACAGTTTATATCAAACATGGGGGAAATGAGGAAACATTGGTCACAATCATATAAATATGATGAACCAGTGCAAAAATATCTAATCAACTAAAGATGAAAAGTAAAACTACAACCAACTTCACCCACATACCTATACGCCAGCGTATGATGCAAGAACCGGTTGGCCCCCAAGCCATGATCTCTGGAGGCATACAGCGGCACCCAGTGCGACGGCACCGCGCAGACCAGCCGCGCCAGCCACGCCGCCGACGCCAGCCCCGCGCTCGGCGCCGCCACCGGCCGCGAGTACAGCGCCGGCGCCGTGCCCGCCAGCAGCCAGGCTACCGACACTGGGAGTAATGCACTCCCAGCTGCCCAGTTGCCGCGCTCCAGGACTGGGGTGCCCAGTTCCAGGCCGGCGCCTGAACCACTCGATTCTACGGACGCTTCGATGTCCCGGTGACGGGTGGCTAGCATGTGGACGCAGTATCTAAGTAGGGAGTAGGAAAAAGAGATGTGTTATATAGGCTGTAAATAACGCTATTTTGAACGTcgcctttataaaatatagctaactagcttccgcccgcggcttcgcccgcgtacaGTTCgcttatatcgcgtttccaagagaattcttcaagaatccgggataaaaagtatcttatgttctttcttaaggtcaactctatctctgtaccaaatgttattaaaatcagttcaatggtttagacgtgaaagcataacaaacagacagagttactttcgcatttataatattagtagggatacaTCCaccgattattttttttatcttctcaTTTGACAGATGAAGTCACACGTGCTGCCACATGGTTTGcaatgtatattgtatatattAGCAATGCAAAAAGCAACTAAATACCTCACCTATGTACAGGGAATATGAGCCTGTGGCAGTGCTCCTCGAGCCAGCGCACCACGAAGCCGACGCTGTGCATGTCCTTGTTGTTGAAGCAGCCGTTCACCACCGACGACAGCGTCTTGTTGATCTGCATACATTCACTTACTCACCTATGTACAGGGAATATGAGCCTGTGGCAGTGCTCCTCGAGCCAGCGCACCACGAAGCCGACGCTGTGCATGTCCTTGTTGTTGAAGCAGCCGTTCACCACCGACGACAGCGTCTTGTTGATCTGCATACATTCACTTACTCACCTATGTACAGGGAATATGAGCCTGTGGCAGTGCTCCTCGAGCCAGCGCACCACGAAGCCGACGCTGTGCATGTCCTTGTTGTTGAAGCAGCCGTTCACCACCGACGACAGCGTCTTGTTGATCTGCATACATTCACTTACTCACCTATGTACAGGGAATATGAGCCTGTGGCAGTGCTCCTCGAGCCAGCGCACCACGAAGCCGACGCTGTGCATGTCCTTGTTGTTGAAGCAGCCGTTCACCACCGACGACAGCGTCTTGTTGATCTGCATACATTCACTTACATTATAGCATCACAGACAACACTGAACGGATAAGATTAGAGACAAGTGATAGATGCCACATTAGGGAAATACATCAGACACTAAGATCGAGTTGGGAGATTACTCTGCAGTCGAGAGAAAGATGATGTTGGCAGCGCAATGAAGGGAAACGAATTAAAGGAAAGAGACTGTTGAATATGAATGGACATTAGACGGGAGGAGAGAGGAGGAGAAATAGACAGATTTAAGATATGATGGAGAAGGTTCAAAAGTATCACGCCGAATTTACATAAACCGGTGATGTTGGAGGAGACGAAAGCTCACCATGAGACAGGTCTGTGGGCCCTCGGGATAGTGGTCCATGGAGAGCTTGTAGCTGGTGTACAGCAGGCTGCGCAGACCCTCCGGCATCACCATGTTGTCGTCCGTCTCCGCAGCGAACATCCTGACGGAGGGGCAGACATTTGCACTAATAGTTTTATATCCTTTGTGGAGGAACTACAGTTAGAGTATCATGGGCATGCCTATGTAATAGATAGGCTTACAAATAAGGGCGTCTTTCCTCTGTTTCTCATTGTTTTATGTTACGTTGCGGCCTTAATATATGCCATGACTTATGTATGTGAGGATGTGTTGTTTCTGCATAAATTATCGTGTATAACATTACATGTTTTTGATACTCTTCAAACTTCATTAGTTTCTGCTGTCAAGACAAATGAGACCCGTTAGGATACTCCTAATGTTAATGTATGTGgattttttataataggtatgtcAACATCGAGTTTCCTAGTCCTAGCCATGTAAGCCTCTTTCATCTAGTAAGGCTGTACTTTTGTCATAGAGAATTGGTAAATTGTAGCAAAAGGCATTGTTGTCTTGTGAAGTGAACAAATGTACAACTAAATCGAATCTGATATAACGACCTTGCAATTATTTGTGTCGCATTGTCTTCAAGAGTGAATGAAGCGAAACAAAAGTAACTGAAGGCAATTGTTATAAGTTTAACAATTTGACAGATGTTGAGGCACAACGCAGACGGTGTAACGTTGGACATCAACAGACAGGTAGGTTTTTATACGCAAAACTGATAAATGTAAAGActgtacattatttatataaatgatttaaggTAGATTTCCGTGGatcgcggcttacgacagtcgtcagaagcgcgcgacaatagtcaacctatgaaaatggcaccgctgccgaggcccgCGACACAAGCGCGCGGCCTCGCGACTGCTACAGCCGcgatccacggaattctacctttactaGTAATCTGTGCCTTTACCTAGTTGGTTTAGTTAacaataggtataggtatgtacTTTAAAGTCGACAAGTCTAGATATCAAAGTAGCTAAGTGATGAGTCATGGCGGATGTTTGTTTCCGTAATTCTGATAGGATACATGCGATTCTAATCTGCAACTGTTATTATTAACGCATTTACCTACatcttaaaatatagtatagtatagtttTACCAATGTACAAAGTTTGTCCGAGTAAAAAATCTTGCACCAAATTCTGCTACGGTCCTACTGTGGCGGATGATCCATTCCACCTCTTTCAAATGAATGGCAGGTATATTTAACATTCCCATcttgtatataaaaatgaattgctgttcgttagtctcactaaaacttaAGAatagctggaccgatttggattattttggttttaatgtttgtagaggtctaGAGAATGTTTAGGCAAACGATACCCAGTTTGTTGGGTTGGCTAGTATTTGATATTTCCATATTGAGCATTCAGAGAAATTGTGCAGACGGgctttttattttctagatTCTCTAGATatatataatcatcggcaaggatattaagccctgaccttcacctgcgcagaagtgatttatttgtttattgcctTAAGGTACAAGTTGGCAGCCGACCGCAGGCGACAACTGCAGACGACGTGTCGCAACGACACTACTGGTTTCTATGTATTTCTATGAAATTCCCTCCGTAGTTGAATGAAGCGACGACATGTCGTCTGCAGTTGTCGCCTGCGGTCGGTTGCCAACTTGTACctttaagtgtacagtgcgcaaagcgatccccactcttccgccgagagctcattatccgtgccgataactataccttcGATTATTTGGCTATGCGTTACCTGACATAGGTCTCGATGATGAGCGCGTCATCAAGCATGGCGAGGATCTTCTCGCACTGCTGTCGGAAGGCGGTGAGCGGGATGTGCTTGTTCTTGCACTTGGCGGCGCGGTGGATGTGCCGGAAGAACTGCCGCGCCAGCTCCGGGTACATCGGGAACAGGTACTTCTGGAGATCACAGCCAGAGGTTCGTGGGTTAGGCAACAATACGACAAGGGGTCTTAAaagtgtgatgatgatgatgtccttaATAGCCGATTGTGGGTcctggcggctgttctcatgtaagaagattagccaactgtgcaggacatattatagtgtacactgcacaagtatttgcgcagacacaggaaCACTCACCATTTCTTCACTCCCATAGcccattttaaa encodes the following:
- the LOC110378699 gene encoding uncharacterized protein LOC110378699, whose amino-acid sequence is MGNHHSHETKVGGEQSGSGTSTPRGSQRGAGSRSGSGGDLQGLAEAKEKAPPSMVPVEKLGKLLVQRSQKEDGVNGVTEKSFTKYLFPMYPELARQFFRHIHRAAKCKNKHIPLTAFRQQCEKILAMLDDALIIETYVRMFAAETDDNMVMPEGLRSLLYTSYKLSMDHYPEGPQTCLMINKTLSSVVNGCFNNKDMHSVGFVVRWLEEHCHRLIFPVHRYCVHMLATRHRDIEASVESSGSGAGLELGTPVLERGNWAAGSALLPVSVAWLLAGTAPALYSRPVAAPSAGLASAAWLARLVCAVPSHWVPLYASRDHGLGANRFLHHTLAYRGPTLVLVQAGTLVVVICAAAEWRETHQYWGSQDCALLQLMPTFAVVEKAPKMLYLNTCIRGYPKGLRAGSDPRKPLLSIPEDFDSLVFKGVPYELQSIEVWGCGDTASRETQLEIKKWQVKEAERQRHVKLSAADWIEHPDRYLLELAGRPQYNNSAS